The following is a genomic window from Spirosoma foliorum.
CTGACAAAAAAATGCTCTACTCGGGCTATCTGTTCCTGCCAGATGAGAACAAGTGGAAACTAATTGGTAGTTGCCTGATTAACGGACAACGAACTCCACTTAAAAACCTAGCCACCTTTGCTTCAGGTAACGCCGAAGCGGATTCAGCGGCCCGATTCACAGCCGTATGGCTCCGGCGAACCAATCGTAGTTGGAAAAATCTGTTGAGTACCGCTATGCCAGCACCCGTAATTACCTTCAAGGGTGCTTACGTTGATAGCGATGAGCAGTACAAGCGGGAAACGAAGCAGATAGAGAACGCCATTGCCGAGGGTAAATCAGAAAAGCTTACCTATAAAGACGGTATATATTACGCCATGATGCGGGAAGGCACGGGCAAACAGGTCAGTCTGACAGATTCTATTGTCGTGCTGGTTAATGGGTATCAGTTTCATACTAAGGCTGTGTTTTGGCAGCAACTCGACAAGCCAATCACGTTTCCATTGACCAGATTAATCAAGGGGTTCCAGATTGGCCTACCTTTTTGTCGAGTTGGGAGCAAAATCAAGCTGGTTATTCCGTCTTTGTATGCTTACAATATAGCGACGAATAGTCCTTTGTTTTACCCCAATAGTACCCTTGCTTTTGAGGTGGAATTGCTTGACGTAAAACCGGCCACCAACTAACTCAATTTACGACAAAAAATATGGTCGAGACAGTATGGATGTGCCTGGTACTGCTTACGGGTAGCTTTCAACATCCGGGCCTTCTACGATCAGGTGCTGAAAGACGGGTCGATGCCTCTGGCCATTTTTGAGACTAAGCTGGATAGCTGGATCAAGAGCCAGCAGGCAATCGTCAAAAAGAACTAACAGTCGTCATTCTA
Proteins encoded in this region:
- a CDS encoding FKBP-type peptidyl-prolyl cis-trans isomerase gives rise to the protein MYSPFTMFISRFIRKAGLGLTNVATNPVRSVTLAIQCLFICLSTELVAQPQANPVVTEYPQADSVEISHLLANVSVGDFQSRKPLEVGLRSSLGTISLKGRGQQKNVAFSFPAGAQVVAKGIGVQESGRGELSWNFAWKPNTTYQLMQIVALSDTTDKKMLYSGYLFLPDENKWKLIGSCLINGQRTPLKNLATFASGNAEADSAARFTAVWLRRTNRSWKNLLSTAMPAPVITFKGAYVDSDEQYKRETKQIENAIAEGKSEKLTYKDGIYYAMMREGTGKQVSLTDSIVVLVNGYQFHTKAVFWQQLDKPITFPLTRLIKGFQIGLPFCRVGSKIKLVIPSLYAYNIATNSPLFYPNSTLAFEVELLDVKPATN